A region of Kribbella sp. NBC_01245 DNA encodes the following proteins:
- a CDS encoding alpha/beta hydrolase: MEVSWGSLVVRDVPARIYRPVDDWRGWLVWVHGGSWTRGSVAGWHEVCADLARLTGSTVISVDYRLAPRHPHPAALEDVLRVLEWVTAQASDEEVSVGGDSAGGTIAACAALTWRDRGRQLAAQVLAYPPMDPQCRAASYDWEVFPTRAGLMASWRAYLGSENGSGYSSPFEADDLSGTAPALLVVGEYDPVRDDVEEYGMRLLTDGVAVRLEVLPGVPHGAILAPGPMRDWVGSAFRELSSTKETQ; the protein is encoded by the coding sequence GTGGAGGTTTCGTGGGGTTCGCTGGTCGTCAGAGATGTACCCGCACGGATCTACCGCCCGGTCGATGACTGGCGTGGCTGGCTCGTCTGGGTACATGGCGGCAGCTGGACCCGTGGGTCCGTGGCCGGGTGGCACGAAGTCTGTGCCGACCTGGCCCGGCTCACGGGCAGCACCGTGATCAGCGTGGACTACCGGCTCGCCCCTCGGCATCCGCATCCCGCCGCTCTCGAGGATGTGCTCAGGGTGCTGGAATGGGTGACCGCGCAGGCCAGTGACGAAGAAGTATCGGTCGGCGGGGACAGCGCCGGCGGCACCATCGCCGCCTGCGCCGCGCTGACCTGGCGGGACCGCGGCCGTCAACTGGCGGCCCAGGTCCTCGCCTATCCCCCGATGGACCCGCAGTGCCGCGCGGCGTCGTACGACTGGGAGGTCTTCCCGACCCGGGCCGGCCTGATGGCCTCCTGGCGGGCCTATCTGGGCAGCGAAAACGGCTCTGGTTACAGCAGTCCGTTCGAGGCGGACGACTTGAGTGGTACGGCGCCGGCGCTGCTGGTCGTCGGGGAATACGACCCTGTTCGCGACGACGTCGAGGAATACGGGATGCGCCTGCTGACCGACGGAGTCGCCGTACGGCTGGAAGTGCTACCGGGCGTACCGCACGGCGCGATCCTCGCGCCCGGGCCGATGCGCGACTGGGTCGGATCGGCGTTCAGAGAATTGAGTTCGACCAAGGAGACACAATGA
- a CDS encoding MsnO8 family LLM class oxidoreductase, giving the protein MTPRLSILDQSPIGEGSTPAEALRASVELAKAADALGVTRYWVAEHHGSPGFAGTAPEILVPIILGATRRMRVGSGGVLLPRYPATKVAEVFSILADLYPGRVDLGLGRAGGPPEHFPQDVADLKRWLGDDPQIWLLGAGTTSGELAAELGTAFAFAHFLNPPPGVEAMEAYHAQSPAPVSALAVRVLVADTQTRADDLARSLLLWRSRKDLGDDRPLPSIETARNHRWTSTELERASYNSHALISGTPEQVRPVLLDLAQLHGTDELVANVLTHDPADRLRTYELLAEVLASAAAPTRGGTRLVSP; this is encoded by the coding sequence GTGACGCCGCGGCTCTCGATCCTCGACCAGTCCCCGATCGGCGAGGGCAGTACGCCAGCCGAGGCCTTGCGCGCCTCGGTCGAGCTCGCGAAGGCGGCGGATGCGCTCGGGGTGACGCGCTACTGGGTGGCCGAGCACCACGGCTCCCCCGGTTTCGCCGGTACGGCGCCGGAGATCCTCGTGCCGATCATCCTGGGCGCGACCCGGCGGATGCGCGTCGGTTCGGGTGGCGTGCTGTTGCCGCGTTATCCCGCGACGAAGGTGGCCGAGGTGTTCAGCATCCTGGCCGACCTCTATCCCGGCCGGGTCGACCTCGGCCTCGGTCGGGCCGGTGGACCGCCGGAGCATTTCCCGCAGGACGTGGCCGACCTCAAGCGCTGGCTCGGGGATGACCCGCAGATCTGGTTGCTCGGCGCCGGTACGACGTCCGGGGAGCTCGCGGCGGAACTCGGTACGGCGTTCGCGTTCGCGCATTTCCTCAATCCGCCACCGGGTGTCGAGGCGATGGAGGCGTACCACGCGCAATCGCCCGCGCCCGTCTCAGCCTTGGCCGTGCGGGTGCTCGTGGCCGATACGCAGACCCGGGCCGACGATCTGGCCCGCAGTCTGCTGTTGTGGCGAAGCCGGAAGGACCTCGGTGACGATCGGCCCCTGCCGTCGATCGAGACCGCGCGGAATCACCGATGGACCAGCACCGAGTTGGAGCGTGCGTCGTACAACAGTCATGCGTTGATCTCGGGAACGCCCGAGCAGGTGCGACCGGTTTTGCTGGACCTGGCGCAGCTGCACGGGACGGACGAGCTGGTGGCGAACGTACTCACGCATGACCCGGCAGACCGGCTGCGGACGTACGAGCTGCTCGCGGAAGTGCTCGCGAGTGCCGCCGCTCCGACCAGGGGCGGCACTCGCCTCGTCAGTCCTTGA
- a CDS encoding carbohydrate ABC transporter permease produces the protein MAALERTAGTPQPIGYTRTPLGVVGAVLRWIALIIATILFMLPFYLVLRNALSTDADITAPDWKFFPTDLQWGNFGELFSDENVPMARALWNSAVVGVLGTGGQLLLASMAGYGLARIPYQHAEKIFYAIVGTLMIPAAVTFIPSFIVVSSLGWVSSLRGLIIPTLFSGFAAFLFRQYFLGFPRELEEAARVDGAGYLGTFWRIVVPNSLPFFAAIAAITFIGNWNSFIWPLVIGQDSSSWTVQVAMSTFITAQTINIHQLFMAAAVSILPLVLIFAFLQRYLIQGVTQSGIKD, from the coding sequence ATGGCTGCTCTCGAGAGGACCGCGGGCACGCCGCAGCCGATCGGCTACACCCGTACGCCGCTGGGCGTCGTTGGCGCGGTGTTGCGCTGGATCGCGTTGATCATCGCGACGATCCTGTTCATGCTGCCGTTCTACCTGGTATTGCGGAACGCGTTGTCGACCGACGCCGATATCACCGCGCCGGACTGGAAGTTCTTCCCGACGGATCTGCAGTGGGGCAACTTCGGCGAGTTGTTCAGCGACGAGAACGTGCCGATGGCGCGGGCGTTGTGGAACTCGGCCGTGGTCGGCGTTCTCGGCACCGGCGGACAGTTGCTGCTGGCATCGATGGCCGGCTACGGGCTCGCCCGAATTCCCTACCAGCACGCGGAGAAGATCTTCTACGCGATCGTCGGCACGTTGATGATCCCGGCGGCGGTGACGTTCATTCCGAGCTTCATCGTGGTGTCGTCGCTCGGTTGGGTGAGTTCGTTGCGGGGTCTGATCATCCCGACGCTGTTCAGCGGATTCGCCGCGTTCCTCTTCCGGCAGTACTTCCTGGGCTTTCCCCGGGAGCTGGAGGAGGCCGCGCGAGTGGATGGTGCGGGCTATCTCGGCACCTTCTGGAGGATCGTCGTGCCGAACTCGTTGCCGTTCTTCGCGGCCATCGCGGCGATCACTTTCATCGGCAACTGGAACTCGTTCATCTGGCCGCTGGTGATCGGCCAGGACTCGTCCTCGTGGACCGTCCAGGTCGCGATGTCCACCTTCATCACGGCCCAGACGATCAACATCCACCAGTTGTTCATGGCGGCAGCCGTCTCGATCCTGCCACTCGTCCTGATCTTCGCCTTCCTCCAGCGCTACTTGATCCAGGGCGTCACTCAATCCGGCATCAAGGACTGA
- a CDS encoding carbohydrate ABC transporter permease, which translates to MSVRSAIRPASVDETTNPTASKSKGIKGNTFWFWVFVGPFVAGLLVFSYLPILWSLVLSFFEAQNTVTPTKFVGLQNYVDMLTDPNFLSSLGTFSIFAVFIVPLTFVLSLALALLVNQVKVARVFFRSVFFLPTACSYVVASLIWKLSIFNGVRFGLANTVLGWFGVDQIAWLSTSDPPWFWLPIVTVRLWLQLGFYMILFIAGLQRISPTLYEAAYVDGAKPGWQTFRFITLPQLRATSIAVLLLNLIAAYQAFDEFYNLIGSTANYARPPLVYLYTVSLGSIQDLGRGSAGALILAVIIMLLTLLQNKIFGFGKAND; encoded by the coding sequence GTGAGCGTCCGGTCTGCCATCAGGCCGGCCTCAGTCGACGAAACCACCAACCCCACAGCGTCCAAAAGCAAAGGCATCAAGGGCAACACCTTCTGGTTCTGGGTGTTCGTCGGACCGTTCGTGGCCGGGCTGCTGGTGTTCTCGTATCTGCCGATCCTGTGGAGCCTGGTGCTGAGCTTCTTCGAGGCTCAGAACACGGTCACGCCGACGAAGTTCGTCGGTTTGCAGAACTACGTCGACATGCTGACCGATCCGAACTTCCTGTCCAGCCTGGGTACGTTCTCGATCTTCGCGGTGTTCATCGTGCCGCTGACGTTCGTGTTGTCGCTCGCGCTGGCGCTGCTGGTCAATCAGGTGAAGGTCGCGCGGGTGTTCTTCCGCTCGGTCTTCTTCCTGCCAACGGCCTGCTCGTACGTCGTGGCCTCGCTGATCTGGAAGCTGTCGATCTTCAACGGCGTCCGCTTCGGCCTGGCCAACACGGTGCTGGGTTGGTTCGGCGTCGACCAGATCGCGTGGTTGTCGACGTCGGACCCGCCTTGGTTCTGGCTGCCCATCGTGACCGTGCGGCTCTGGTTGCAGCTCGGGTTCTACATGATCCTGTTCATCGCCGGCCTGCAACGGATCTCGCCGACGCTCTATGAGGCGGCGTACGTCGATGGGGCCAAGCCTGGTTGGCAGACCTTCCGGTTCATCACCTTGCCGCAATTGCGTGCGACGTCGATCGCCGTACTGCTGCTCAACCTGATCGCGGCGTACCAGGCGTTCGACGAGTTCTACAACCTCATCGGCAGCACTGCGAACTACGCACGGCCGCCGTTGGTCTATCTGTACACGGTCTCGCTCGGCTCGATCCAGGACCTCGGCCGCGGTAGCGCTGGTGCGTTGATCCTGGCGGTGATCATCATGTTGCTCACCCTGTTGCAGAACAAGATCTTCGGCTTCGGGAAGGCGAACGACTGA
- a CDS encoding ABC transporter substrate-binding protein — protein MPVPKPTAGMTRRDLLRAGAITAFAAFAAACGSNSGRPAAGGGGDKAALSQWYHQYGEAGTQQAALRYAKEYADAGVSVAWTPGDYGSKLASGLLSNQGPDVFESQLNYAMVKSGQVVPLDDILAETKSDFNDGALRANTVDGKVYGIKMIDDPQMIYYRKSLFDKAGVKPPTTVDELVAAAKALTTDKVKGLFIGNDGGLVLGIPSVNSSGGSLLTEDNKPGFTGERAAQAFSKVRQMYADKSLLLGAPADWADPSAFTQGLTAMQWCGLWAMPGIQKALGDDFGVFPYPALDAQGRAVVTSGGWSTFVSAKSKDVEAAKAFVKWLWIDKTELQEDWCLSYGFHIPPRKSLAAKAAKLQTGPAAEAVKLNTDHGVVDNPAWTPKMASAYNDMLTNVIKKGADPAAEITKAEKTVTTELSRLFG, from the coding sequence GTGCCCGTACCCAAGCCAACAGCAGGGATGACCCGGCGAGACCTGCTTCGCGCCGGCGCAATCACCGCGTTCGCCGCGTTCGCGGCCGCGTGTGGCAGCAACAGTGGTCGCCCGGCCGCGGGTGGTGGAGGCGACAAGGCCGCGCTGTCGCAGTGGTACCACCAGTACGGCGAGGCGGGTACGCAGCAGGCGGCCCTTCGCTATGCCAAGGAGTACGCCGACGCGGGCGTCTCGGTCGCGTGGACGCCGGGCGACTACGGCTCCAAGCTCGCGTCGGGCCTGCTCTCGAACCAGGGGCCGGACGTCTTCGAGAGCCAGCTGAACTACGCGATGGTCAAGAGCGGCCAGGTCGTTCCACTCGACGACATCCTGGCCGAGACCAAGAGCGACTTCAACGATGGCGCCCTGCGGGCCAACACCGTGGACGGCAAGGTCTACGGCATCAAGATGATCGACGACCCGCAGATGATCTACTACCGCAAGAGCCTGTTCGACAAGGCGGGCGTCAAGCCGCCGACCACCGTCGACGAGCTGGTCGCGGCGGCGAAGGCGCTCACCACCGACAAGGTGAAGGGCCTGTTCATCGGCAACGACGGCGGCCTGGTGCTCGGCATCCCGAGCGTCAACTCGTCGGGCGGCAGCCTGCTGACCGAGGACAACAAGCCGGGCTTCACCGGGGAGCGGGCGGCTCAGGCCTTCTCCAAGGTGCGGCAGATGTACGCCGACAAGAGCCTGCTGCTGGGTGCGCCCGCTGACTGGGCCGACCCGAGTGCCTTCACCCAGGGGCTGACCGCGATGCAGTGGTGCGGCCTATGGGCGATGCCGGGTATCCAGAAGGCCCTTGGTGACGACTTCGGCGTCTTCCCGTACCCGGCGCTCGACGCACAGGGGCGAGCTGTGGTCACGTCCGGCGGTTGGAGCACGTTCGTCTCGGCGAAGAGCAAGGACGTCGAGGCCGCGAAGGCGTTCGTGAAGTGGCTGTGGATCGACAAGACCGAGCTGCAGGAGGACTGGTGCCTGAGCTACGGCTTCCACATTCCGCCGCGCAAGAGCCTGGCCGCGAAGGCCGCGAAGTTGCAGACCGGCCCGGCCGCCGAGGCGGTCAAGCTGAACACGGATCACGGCGTCGTCGACAATCCGGCCTGGACCCCGAAGATGGCCTCGGCGTACAACGACATGCTGACCAACGTGATCAAGAAGGGCGCTGACCCGGCGGCCGAGATCACGAAGGCCGAGAAGACCGTGACGACCGAGCTGTCGAGGCTGTTCGGGTGA
- a CDS encoding helix-turn-helix domain-containing protein — MRRSRRRTVGAVDDRAEIREFLSSRRARITPEQAGLPMYGGGNRRVKGLRREEVALLAGVSIDYYVRIERGSLAGVSHSVIEGISRALQLDEAEQDHLFDLARKAEAVPPSQRRRRTTAKGVRPAIQHVLDAITDAPAWVRNDRHDLLAANQLARALYAPMLADPHRPANAARFVYLNPASQEFFVDWERAADDVAAILRSEAGRSPHDKALTELIGELSTRSEVFRTRWAAHNVRFHRTGFKKLHHPVVGDLDLNFEAMEFPSDPGLTLLVYTAPPGTPTADALKLLASWAATQDTQDVQLADDR; from the coding sequence TTGCGCCGGTCTCGCCGTCGTACGGTGGGTGCAGTGGACGATCGAGCCGAGATTCGCGAGTTCCTCAGCTCACGGCGGGCGCGGATCACGCCGGAGCAGGCGGGCCTGCCCATGTACGGCGGCGGGAATCGCCGGGTGAAGGGCCTGCGCCGCGAGGAGGTCGCGCTGCTGGCCGGGGTCAGCATCGACTACTACGTCCGGATCGAGCGTGGGAGTCTGGCCGGGGTCTCGCACAGCGTGATTGAGGGCATCAGCCGCGCGCTTCAGCTCGACGAGGCCGAGCAGGACCACTTGTTCGACCTGGCCCGCAAGGCCGAGGCGGTCCCGCCCTCACAGCGTCGACGCCGTACGACGGCCAAGGGGGTGCGGCCCGCGATCCAGCACGTCCTCGACGCGATCACCGACGCGCCGGCGTGGGTGCGCAACGACCGCCACGACCTGCTCGCCGCAAACCAACTGGCGCGAGCGCTTTACGCGCCGATGCTGGCCGATCCGCACCGGCCGGCGAACGCCGCGCGCTTCGTCTACCTCAATCCCGCATCGCAGGAGTTCTTCGTCGACTGGGAGCGCGCGGCTGACGACGTCGCCGCCATCCTGCGCTCGGAAGCCGGCCGCAGCCCGCACGACAAGGCACTGACCGAGCTGATCGGGGAGTTGTCCACCCGCAGCGAGGTGTTCCGCACCCGCTGGGCGGCGCACAACGTGCGTTTCCACCGGACCGGCTTCAAGAAACTCCATCACCCGGTCGTCGGCGACCTCGACCTCAACTTCGAGGCGATGGAGTTCCCCTCCGACCCAGGCCTCACCCTGCTCGTCTACACCGCCCCACCCGGCACTCCCACAGCCGACGCCCTCAAGCTCCTGGCCAGCTGGGCCGCAACCCAAGACACCCAAGACGTCCAGCTCGCCGATGACCGCTGA
- a CDS encoding 3-hydroxyacyl-CoA dehydrogenase NAD-binding domain-containing protein, with protein sequence MISWSNADGVVTLTMDDPEAGANTMNDRYIAAMAETVERLQTEKDAITGVVITSAKDTFFAGGNLEMLRQIKPENAAEVFETLEEVKRQLRVIETLGVPVVAAINGAALGGGLEIALACHHRIVADDDRIEIGVPEVTLGLLPGGGGVTRTVRMLGLQDALMKVLLQGQRMKPKHAQSVGIVDEVVPRDQLLDAAYRWVKEFQGEAKQPWDRDGYKIPGGTPSSPKLAAFLPAFPANLRKQLKGAPYPAPKAIMSAAVEGTQVDFATASRIESRYFVELASGQIAKNMINAFFFELQAINAGASRPANVPKYRARKVGVLGAGMMGAGIAYVCAKVGIEVVLKDVSLEAAEKGKAYSEKILAKQVKKGRATPEKAEALLSLITPTAEPNDLAGCDLVIEAVFESEELKQKVFAEIAGVIEPDALLCSNTSTLPITSLADGIDRPDDFIGMHFFSPVDKMPLVELIVGEKTSDVTLAKAYDVVRQIRKTPIVVNDSRGFFTSRVFGTLVMEGAAMIAEGINPVTIERAATQFGFPAPPLAMLDEVTLTLPQKIRDAARAAGGGAGAFDDHAGMDVTDRMVNEFGRKGKAAGAGFYDYPEDGPKVLWPGLWENFVKDDVDVPFGDLGERMAFAMSLETVKCVEEGVLRSTADANIGSIFGIGFPPLHGGALQYINAYEGGLPGFLTRTRELATTYGNRFEPPALLVKMAEAGETFA encoded by the coding sequence ATGATCTCCTGGAGCAATGCCGACGGCGTCGTCACGCTGACGATGGACGACCCTGAAGCCGGCGCGAACACGATGAACGACCGGTACATCGCCGCCATGGCCGAGACCGTCGAGCGGTTGCAGACCGAGAAGGACGCGATCACCGGTGTGGTCATCACCAGCGCGAAGGACACGTTCTTCGCCGGTGGCAACCTGGAGATGCTGCGTCAGATCAAGCCGGAGAACGCGGCTGAGGTCTTCGAGACGCTGGAAGAGGTCAAGCGCCAGCTCCGCGTCATCGAGACCCTCGGTGTCCCGGTAGTTGCCGCGATCAACGGTGCTGCCCTCGGCGGCGGTCTGGAAATCGCGCTCGCCTGTCACCACCGGATCGTGGCAGACGACGACCGCATCGAGATCGGCGTACCCGAGGTGACGCTCGGACTGCTGCCCGGTGGCGGCGGCGTGACGCGTACGGTCCGGATGCTCGGGCTGCAGGACGCGCTGATGAAGGTGCTGCTGCAAGGCCAGCGGATGAAGCCGAAGCACGCGCAATCGGTCGGCATCGTGGACGAGGTCGTGCCGCGGGACCAGCTGCTCGACGCGGCGTACCGCTGGGTGAAGGAGTTCCAGGGCGAGGCCAAGCAGCCGTGGGATCGCGACGGCTACAAGATCCCGGGCGGTACGCCGTCCTCGCCGAAGCTCGCCGCGTTCCTGCCGGCGTTCCCGGCGAACCTGCGCAAGCAGCTCAAGGGCGCGCCCTATCCCGCGCCGAAGGCGATCATGAGCGCGGCGGTCGAAGGCACGCAGGTCGACTTCGCGACGGCCAGCCGGATCGAGTCGCGGTACTTCGTCGAGCTCGCCTCGGGCCAGATCGCCAAGAACATGATCAACGCCTTCTTCTTCGAATTGCAGGCGATCAACGCCGGCGCGTCCCGTCCGGCGAACGTGCCGAAGTACCGCGCGCGCAAGGTCGGCGTACTCGGTGCGGGCATGATGGGCGCCGGTATCGCGTACGTCTGCGCGAAGGTCGGGATCGAGGTCGTCCTGAAGGACGTCTCGCTCGAGGCCGCCGAGAAGGGTAAGGCGTACTCCGAGAAGATCCTCGCCAAGCAGGTCAAGAAGGGCCGCGCGACTCCGGAGAAGGCCGAGGCGCTGCTCAGCCTGATCACGCCGACGGCCGAGCCGAACGACTTGGCCGGGTGCGATCTGGTCATCGAGGCGGTGTTCGAGAGCGAGGAGCTGAAGCAGAAGGTCTTCGCCGAGATCGCCGGCGTGATCGAGCCCGACGCGCTGCTCTGCTCGAACACCTCGACGCTGCCGATCACTTCGCTTGCGGACGGCATCGATCGCCCGGACGACTTCATCGGCATGCACTTCTTCTCGCCGGTCGACAAGATGCCGCTGGTCGAGCTGATCGTGGGGGAGAAGACCTCCGATGTGACGCTCGCGAAGGCGTACGACGTGGTGCGGCAGATCCGCAAGACGCCGATCGTGGTGAACGACAGCCGCGGCTTCTTCACCTCCCGCGTCTTCGGCACGCTGGTGATGGAAGGTGCCGCGATGATTGCCGAGGGCATCAACCCGGTCACGATCGAACGGGCCGCGACCCAGTTCGGTTTCCCGGCGCCGCCGCTCGCGATGCTCGACGAGGTTACGTTGACGCTGCCGCAGAAGATCCGCGACGCGGCCCGCGCGGCCGGTGGTGGTGCGGGGGCGTTCGACGACCACGCCGGGATGGACGTGACCGACCGGATGGTGAACGAGTTCGGCCGCAAGGGCAAGGCGGCCGGCGCCGGGTTCTACGACTATCCCGAAGACGGGCCGAAGGTGCTCTGGCCGGGTCTGTGGGAGAACTTCGTGAAGGACGACGTCGACGTACCGTTCGGGGATCTCGGTGAGCGGATGGCGTTCGCGATGTCGCTCGAGACGGTGAAGTGTGTGGAGGAAGGCGTGCTGCGCTCGACGGCCGACGCCAACATCGGCTCGATCTTCGGTATCGGCTTCCCGCCCTTGCACGGAGGCGCCCTCCAGTACATCAACGCCTACGAAGGCGGCCTCCCCGGCTTCCTCACCCGCACCCGCGAACTCGCCACGACGTACGGCAACCGCTTCGAGCCCCCCGCGCTCCTAGTCAAAATGGCCGAAGCCGGCGAAACCTTCGCCTAA
- a CDS encoding RNA-guided endonuclease InsQ/TnpB family protein gives MSRYRLVPTPAQETALLGHCGHARYVWNLGLEQRLMWRPGRPPTPGYVVQAAQLTEVRAAEPWLAAGSQMVQQQALRDLDQAWRNFWGGTHSRPTWRSAGKHEGFRIVGPQAQRVERLNRKWGRVQVPKVGWIRFRWSRQIPDAKSYRITLDRIGRWHIAFAAIPDPIPAPGTGEVVGVDRGVAASAALSTGVLLACPGLRATEQARLKRLQRRLARCQRGSKRRGRLKVAIARLKARERDRRKDWVEKLSTDLARRFDVIRVEALKIRNMTRSARGTVEQPGRNVRQKAGLNRGILAQGWGLLVQRLEHKAPGRVERVNAAYTSQTCAECGHCASENRESQAVFRCRVCGHTAHADVNAARNIAAGRAVTARRGTRSVPLKREPHLATST, from the coding sequence GTGTCCAGGTACCGGCTTGTCCCGACCCCCGCGCAGGAGACTGCGCTGCTGGGGCACTGCGGCCACGCCCGATACGTATGGAACCTGGGACTCGAACAACGGCTGATGTGGCGACCAGGACGGCCACCCACCCCCGGATATGTGGTCCAGGCGGCGCAGCTGACCGAAGTCCGCGCGGCGGAGCCGTGGCTGGCTGCCGGGTCGCAGATGGTGCAGCAGCAGGCGCTGCGCGACCTGGATCAGGCGTGGCGGAACTTCTGGGGCGGTACCCATTCCAGGCCGACTTGGCGCAGCGCCGGCAAGCATGAGGGGTTCCGGATTGTCGGGCCACAGGCACAACGTGTCGAGCGGCTCAACCGGAAATGGGGCCGGGTCCAGGTCCCGAAGGTCGGCTGGATCAGGTTCCGCTGGTCGCGGCAGATACCGGATGCGAAGTCGTACCGGATCACCCTTGACCGGATCGGCCGGTGGCACATCGCCTTCGCGGCCATCCCCGACCCGATCCCGGCACCCGGGACCGGTGAGGTGGTCGGGGTGGACCGGGGTGTTGCCGCGTCGGCCGCGCTGTCCACCGGTGTGCTGCTCGCGTGTCCCGGGCTGCGTGCTACCGAGCAGGCGCGGTTGAAGCGGCTGCAACGGAGGCTGGCCCGTTGTCAGCGCGGGTCGAAGCGGCGTGGCAGGTTGAAGGTGGCGATCGCCCGGCTCAAGGCGCGGGAGAGGGATCGGCGCAAGGATTGGGTCGAGAAGCTCAGCACTGACCTGGCCCGCCGGTTCGACGTGATCCGGGTCGAGGCCCTCAAGATCCGCAACATGACCCGCTCGGCGCGCGGCACCGTCGAGCAGCCGGGCCGGAACGTGCGGCAGAAGGCCGGGCTGAACCGCGGCATCCTCGCCCAGGGATGGGGACTGCTCGTCCAGCGTCTTGAACACAAGGCGCCGGGCCGGGTCGAGCGGGTCAACGCGGCGTATACGAGTCAGACGTGTGCGGAGTGCGGGCATTGCGCGTCGGAGAACCGCGAGAGCCAAGCGGTGTTCCGATGCCGGGTCTGCGGTCACACCGCGCATGCTGATGTGAATGCAGCACGGAACATCGCGGCCGGACGAGCCGTGACCGCACGCCGAGGCACGAGGTCTGTGCCGTTGAAGCGTGAACCTCATCTCGCTACCTCCACGTAG
- a CDS encoding acetyl-CoA C-acetyltransferase, with the protein MTAPSDAFLYDAIRTPRGRGKAAGALHEVKPIQLITGLLTELRERHPELDPAVIDDVVLGVVTPIGDQGMDIARTAVLAAGYPETTGGVQLNRFCASGLEAVNQAAQRIRSGWEDLILAGGVESMSRVPMGSDGGAWAMDPETAINTSFIPQGISADLIATIDGYSRTDVDTYAAESHARAAKAWANGYFTRSVVPVVDRNGLPILDNDQLVRPGTTVETLAGLPASFAAIGEHGGFDSVALEKYVTVERINHVHHAGNSSGIVDGAALVAIGNEKAGEAIGQAPRGRVVAAAVSGAEPTIMLTGPAPAARKALAKAGLEVGDIDLFEMNEAFAAAVLHFMKDLGVPHEKVNVNGGAIALGHPLGATGAMLIGTLLDELERRELRYGLATLCVGGGMGVATIIERLA; encoded by the coding sequence ATGACCGCACCATCCGATGCCTTTCTCTATGACGCGATCCGGACACCTCGAGGCAGGGGCAAGGCCGCCGGCGCGTTGCACGAGGTCAAGCCGATCCAGCTGATCACCGGCCTGCTCACCGAACTGCGCGAGCGCCATCCCGAGCTCGACCCGGCCGTCATCGATGACGTCGTGCTCGGTGTCGTCACGCCGATCGGCGATCAGGGCATGGACATCGCCCGGACGGCGGTGCTGGCGGCGGGTTATCCCGAGACGACCGGCGGCGTACAGCTCAACCGCTTCTGCGCGTCCGGCCTCGAAGCCGTGAACCAGGCGGCGCAGCGGATCCGGTCCGGCTGGGAGGACCTCATCCTCGCGGGTGGTGTCGAGTCGATGTCGCGGGTGCCGATGGGGTCGGACGGCGGCGCCTGGGCGATGGACCCGGAGACCGCGATCAACACCAGCTTCATCCCGCAGGGCATCAGCGCCGACCTGATCGCGACGATCGACGGCTACTCGCGGACCGACGTCGACACGTACGCCGCGGAGTCGCACGCGCGGGCCGCGAAGGCGTGGGCCAACGGATACTTCACCCGCTCGGTGGTGCCGGTCGTCGACCGTAACGGCCTGCCGATCCTGGACAACGACCAGCTGGTCCGTCCCGGCACGACCGTCGAGACCCTGGCCGGCCTGCCGGCGTCGTTCGCGGCGATCGGTGAGCATGGCGGGTTCGACTCGGTGGCGCTGGAGAAGTACGTCACGGTCGAGCGGATCAACCACGTGCACCACGCCGGCAACTCGTCGGGCATCGTCGACGGCGCTGCGCTGGTTGCCATCGGCAACGAGAAGGCCGGTGAGGCGATCGGGCAGGCGCCGCGCGGCCGGGTGGTCGCCGCCGCCGTCAGTGGTGCCGAGCCGACGATCATGCTGACCGGTCCGGCGCCGGCCGCCCGCAAGGCGCTGGCGAAGGCCGGTCTCGAGGTCGGCGATATCGACCTGTTCGAGATGAACGAGGCGTTCGCCGCCGCCGTGCTGCACTTCATGAAGGACCTCGGCGTGCCGCACGAGAAGGTCAACGTGAACGGCGGCGCGATCGCGCTCGGTCACCCGCTCGGTGCGACCGGCGCCATGCTGATCGGAACCCTGCTGGACGAGCTGGAGCGGCGCGAACTCCGCTACGGCCTGGCCACCCTGTGCGTCGGCGGCGGTATGGGCGTCGCAACGATTATCGAGAGGCTCGCTTGA